TTTCCGTGGCACTCGCCCCCTCAGCCGTTATGAGTTCGCCGCAGGTCTGAATGCTTGTTTGCAACAGATCGAACGGATGCTCGAAGGTGGCGGTGAAGTAACCCAAGAAGATCTCGCAGCCCTCCGTCGTCTGCTCAACGAATTTGAAGCAGAACTAGCTACCCTCGGCGCTCGTGTTGATGACCTTGATGGCCGTGTTGAGTTCCTTGAAGACAATCAGTTCTCCACCACCACCAAACTGAATGGGGAAGTTATCTTCAACCTTGGTGGCGCTTTTGGCGATAGCAGAGCTGATGGTCCTGGCCCAATCGATGATGAGTTCACATTCAGCAATCGTGTTCGTCTGAACCTAGACACTAGCTTCACTGGTCGCGATCGCCTCCGCACTCGTCTTGAAGCTGGCAATATCACTCGCTTAGACCGTGCAACTGGTGTAGATGCAGCCCGTCTCGGCTTTGACACTAACAACGGTAATGATGTTGAAATTGGGAAATTGTTCTACCGCTTCCCTGTAGGTGACAACATTACTGCCTATGTCGGTGCCGTTGGCCTAGGTCTTGATGACATATTTGATGTAACCAACCCATATTTTGAGAGCAGCGGTAATGGTGCCCTCTCTCGTTTCGGTCGTTTTAACCCCATCTACCGTGGCCCCGATGGTGCTGGTGCTGGTTTTAACTTCGATCTTGGTGAAAGAGTTACCTTCTCCGCAGCTTACCTTGCGGATGATGGTGGTGCTAGCAGCCCTGTCTCGAAGAATGGCCTGTTCAATGGCAACTACACTGCGGGTGCTCAGCTCGATTTTGCTCCCTCTGACAACATCATGCTGTCTGCCGTTTATACCCGTCGCTACCAACAGGGTGGCGATGTCAACCTGAGCGGTAGCACTGGTAGTGATTTTGCTGCAGATCCTTTTGGTTTTGCTGCTTCTTCCAACAACTTCGGCTTACAAGGTAGCTGGTTGATCGGTGAAAAATTCAACCTTGGTGGCTGGGTCGGCTACACCAATGCTGATCTCAAAGATCCTGTTGTCACCGGTAACGCTGATGTTTGGAACTGGGCTGTTAACGCCGCTCTACTTGATGTCGGCGGCGAAGGTAACACCCTGGGCTTCATCTTTGGTCAACCCCCCAAACTGACTGAAGCTGATATTGATTTTGGTGGTGGTCCGATTACCTTTGACGGCAGTGACAGCACCTATCTTGCTGAACTGCAATACCGTTACAAAGTCAACAACAACATCACCATTACCCCTGGTGCTTATGTTCTTTGGAACCCCAATCAAAATGATGCTAATGACACCATTGTTGTGGGGACTGTGCGGACTACCTTCAGTTTCTAAAAAAGCTGAATTTCAAGTCTGATTCTTTCACTTAAAGCAAATCTAAACTTGAGAAATTAGTGTTTAAAGTGGGCCAAAATTTGGCTCACTTTTTTCTATTATCGGCGAGTCCATTGGGAAACTTGCGTTTATTTTGACTTTAGGTTGTATTGTCCATATACTAGTAAATTGTGAGTTTTTTGAAAAACCATGAACGCAGAAGCAATTATTCGCTCCATCGAAGCGGAACAGCTCAAGGGTGATCTGCCGATCATCCACGTGGGCGATACCGTTCGAGTCGGAGTTAAAATCAAAGAAGGGACAAAAGAGCGGGTTCAGCCCTATGAAGGCACCGTGATCGCGATGCGCAATGGTGGGATTAACGAAACCATCACTGTGCGTAAGATCTTCCAAGGAGTTGGCGTAGAGCGGGTCTTCCTGCTTCACTCTCCCTTGGTCGACAACATCAAGGTTATCCGTCGGGGTAGAGTCCGTCGGGCCAAGCTTTATTACTTGCGCGATCGCGTAGGTAAGGCAACCCGCATCAAACAGCGCTTCGATCGCCCGATTTAGGCCCACTGTAATGCATTTGATTCACCCAAAATGTTTTGCATAAAGCCGGCCACCTGTGCTAAGATTGCTAAGGCTTATTAAGCGTAAGCCCATGAGCGTCCTTAGTTCAGTTGGTAGAACGCAGGTCTCCAAAACCTGATGTCGGGGGTTCGAGTCCTCCAGGGCGCGTTTCAATATAGATTAAACTTTAGTTGAAGTATTGCAGTAGCTCTGGGAGGAGTTTCTGATTGTGGCCAAAACAAAGAAGATAGTCGACACTGAAGTCAACAAGCCAGAAGGTTTTGACGTTACAAAATACGCAAATGAAACAAAAGAAGAGCTTGCTAAAGTTGTCTGGCCATCTCGCCAGCAGCTTATTAGTGAGTCC
The nucleotide sequence above comes from [Synechococcus] sp. NIES-970. Encoded proteins:
- a CDS encoding hypothetical protein (conserved hypothetical protein), which codes for MSKAMRNLLSGATVALGATVAFSGAAIAEENQAVLDQISQYSTDNSVAQVNSVFQLSDVSPSDWAFDALRNLVENYNCIVGYPDGTFRGTRPLSRYEFAAGLNACLQQIERMLEGGGEVTQEDLAALRRLLNEFEAELATLGARVDDLDGRVEFLEDNQFSTTTKLNGEVIFNLGGAFGDSRADGPGPIDDEFTFSNRVRLNLDTSFTGRDRLRTRLEAGNITRLDRATGVDAARLGFDTNNGNDVEIGKLFYRFPVGDNITAYVGAVGLGLDDIFDVTNPYFESSGNGALSRFGRFNPIYRGPDGAGAGFNFDLGERVTFSAAYLADDGGASSPVSKNGLFNGNYTAGAQLDFAPSDNIMLSAVYTRRYQQGGDVNLSGSTGSDFAADPFGFAASSNNFGLQGSWLIGEKFNLGGWVGYTNADLKDPVVTGNADVWNWAVNAALLDVGGEGNTLGFIFGQPPKLTEADIDFGGGPITFDGSDSTYLAELQYRYKVNNNITITPGAYVLWNPNQNDANDTIVVGTVRTTFSF
- the rplS gene encoding ribosomal protein L19; this encodes MNAEAIIRSIEAEQLKGDLPIIHVGDTVRVGVKIKEGTKERVQPYEGTVIAMRNGGINETITVRKIFQGVGVERVFLLHSPLVDNIKVIRRGRVRRAKLYYLRDRVGKATRIKQRFDRPI
- the secE gene encoding preprotein translocase, SecE subunit; its protein translation is MAKTKKIVDTEVNKPEGFDVTKYANETKEELAKVVWPSRQQLISESAAVILMVILVATIVYVVDNIFVFVSGAVF